In Sphingomonas sp. SORGH_AS_0950, the following are encoded in one genomic region:
- a CDS encoding agmatine deiminase family protein — protein MTTPPPPEWAPHDAVWIGFPSHPELWQEDLEPAREEVLAFARAVHADGRGERVILVAADGEAADAARAMAGDAAEVIVQPFGDIWLRDTGPIVTGDGSARLFQFNGWGGKYDLPGDDTVGARLAEDRGIAATVCDWVLEGGAIDGDGTGLVITTRQCLLNPNRNPELSEAAIADRLARDLGLTRIVWLGDGLLNDHTDGHVDNLARFVGPNRVAMPEAAENDPNWQVYAAAKRTAEAAGLEVVTIPSPGRVLRDEEVVPASYMNFYIGNAAVVVPIYGSENDDAGVAAIQAIFPDHQVIGLRADAILTGGGSFHCISQQIPAR, from the coding sequence GTGACCACGCCCCCGCCGCCCGAATGGGCCCCGCATGACGCCGTGTGGATCGGCTTTCCCAGCCATCCCGAGCTGTGGCAGGAGGATCTGGAGCCTGCGCGCGAGGAGGTGCTGGCCTTTGCCCGCGCCGTCCATGCCGATGGCCGGGGCGAGCGGGTGATCCTGGTCGCCGCAGACGGCGAGGCGGCCGATGCCGCGCGGGCCATGGCGGGCGACGCGGCGGAGGTGATCGTCCAGCCCTTCGGCGATATCTGGCTGCGCGACACCGGCCCGATCGTCACCGGCGACGGATCGGCACGGCTGTTCCAGTTCAACGGCTGGGGCGGCAAATACGACCTGCCCGGTGACGATACGGTCGGCGCGCGGCTGGCCGAGGATCGCGGTATCGCGGCGACGGTGTGCGACTGGGTGCTGGAAGGCGGCGCGATCGACGGCGACGGCACCGGGCTGGTCATCACCACGCGCCAGTGCCTGCTCAACCCCAATCGCAATCCCGAGCTGAGCGAGGCGGCGATCGCCGACCGGCTGGCGCGCGACCTGGGGCTGACGCGGATCGTCTGGCTAGGCGACGGCCTGCTCAACGACCATACCGACGGCCATGTCGACAATCTGGCGCGCTTCGTCGGACCGAACCGGGTCGCCATGCCCGAGGCGGCCGAGAACGACCCCAACTGGCAGGTCTATGCCGCCGCCAAGCGGACCGCCGAGGCGGCCGGGCTGGAGGTCGTGACCATCCCGTCGCCCGGCCGCGTGCTGCGCGACGAAGAGGTGGTGCCCGCCAGCTATATGAACTTCTATATCGGCAATGCGGCGGTCGTCGTGCCGATCTATGGCAGCGAGAATGACGATGCGGGCGTCGCCGCGATCCAGGCGATCTTCCCCGACCATCAGGTCATCGGCCTGCGCGCCGACGCGATCCTGACCGGCGGCGGCAGCTTCCACTGCATCTCGCAGCAGATCCCGGCGCGCTGA